The DNA sequence aGGTTCTTAGTTCCAATTAAGGCAGatcttaatgctacagcatacaaTGTGGGGAAGGCCTGTCCTCAGTTGGGTCCACAAAGAAATGGTTTTCTCAGTTTGGTGTGAAATAAGTTGACTGGTCTGCACAGAGCCCCGACCTCAACCCTATCCAACTGTGAGCAAGGGCTTATTACCCAACATCAGGGGGCGACCTCTCTAATGCTCTTTTGACCTAATgaggagcaaatccctgcagccagctTCCAAAATCTTCCcggaagagtggaggctgttatggCTGCAGATAAATGTTCATGGTGTCctcatacttttggccatgtagtggACACAGCTGACATTGAGAGGGAGGTATCTCCACAATCTAGGGTCACATCAGCAAAAGCAAAATTCCCTCTTATGCAACAGTTAACAGCTTCAGTCTAGAGATGCGGAGGAGACTTGAGTGGTCAAAGATCTGAGATGAAATGTAAGACGCCAGAGTGTTTAGTGCCTTAAtgacacacatttacagaaatttacaatttaataccttaagattttacatgtttatttatattaatttttaaacTTGTACACtcagttttctttttgctcCTATTTTGTATTTTCGTCTatgatgtgttcatgtgttttttgcGTTTTTATCctttgtttcactgctgcacaaCTAATTGCCCTTTGGGGACAAATAAAGTCATTGATCTTCTGGTTTCCAGTGCACCTTCTTTGAAGCACTGTAAACCAGTGGGAGGCCAGCACAGGGGTGATGTGTACTTTTTGTGCCACTAATAAGCCTTGAAacagtgttgtagataaattgcAGAAGGAACAAAGAAGCTTGGCTACAAATCAACAAGAAATGAAGGTGTGAAATACTTTTTCTCAGATCACAGAGTTGGACAGTCTTGATTTCtccattaattaaaattaaaaggaaaGATTTGCAGGCAACATGTCACATGAAATATCTAAAAGATTATGTGGTTAGACAATAATCACCACCAGAACTCGAGGATCTCCTGAAAGTATGTGATAGACTCATCTGACAGCCACTCCCCAGGGTACTGGCTGGATGCCCACTGTGCAGGGGTCGTGTTAGGGTTTTGACCCCGGGCCTATTACAGTGCCGATGGCTTTGAACATTTGGGAGGTTACGCTGTGAGGTACACCCCTGACTGCTCTggtcagacagaaaaacacacaaagggaTACACAGTCCATTGTATGGGTGATAATGAGTGGACATCACGCTCTGTGGCATCCCATTAACTGAAGCATCCAGTAATCCATTATATTCACCCACACAGAGCAGAATTTATTGATTGAGAAAAACTAACCTGTAGTGTGTAAATTGGCTGTTTTGGCACTGATGGATGAGGGAGTGCATGTTCTGCTTCTGCCATCCTTGTTTCTACAGTTTCCCATTTAACTCTTTACAAAAAGTATTGATGAACTGCATTGGAAAAGTTTAATAATACAACACAATGACATGTACGGTTTCCTGCCTTTTTCTGCTTCTTATACAAACCCGGTAATATGTTTTACTCCTGTAATGGCAGGtgaccaaaacacaaaaagtcttTGCGCCCATTCCTCTgacacacattttctgtttggGTGTGAGGAGCTGCAGCCTGGCACAAGAGGAGATTCTTTACACTGTCCGACGCTCATGGCCAAAAACACTGAGCCGAGTGCTTTGCCAACATTTGTGTATTCGTATATAAATGTGCTCTCTGTGTAAATGGGTGTTCATTAGCATCAGAAAGACGGTGAGTGGTGGTTGGCAGTCACCAGCTACTCTTGGCTCTCCTCTGGACAGAAAACTAAGCAGGAACTTCTCTGGCAGAAACACAGTCGTAGATAAAAGTAGGTTAAGGACCTTCCCTTAACCTGACTGTAAGGAAACCATGTGTAAGGGTTTAACATGTCACTTCCATACTGCTGCAAAGCATTATAAGCATTACATGACTCCCTTTCTTTCACCAGAATtacttttttgaaaatatttgtgacaacaacatgaaatatgaaggaaaaaaaattacattatctGCCTTTTGTCATCTCCTCTGTGTCATTCAAGCTGGAGAGAAATATGAAAGTAGCTCTCTGTCACTGTTTCATCTTTTCCTCACTGTGGAATTAACTAAATGTGCCTGCAGTATAActgaattttctgtttttgtatcaGCTGAAGAAGCTACGAGCTTTTAATCTAATAAGAAAAGTTTATTGAAATATGATTATATAGAAAAGATGATAACCAAAACATACTGATCATTTCACTTCCCTTAACTTTGTGTCTACTTTAATCCATTAAATACACAGGACTACTTTTACTTCCCCACTTCTGAAGACTCACATATCACCAACATGTTTTCTCCCTCCGAGTGAGAGAGGGTATTTTTCACTCACTTTTCATTCACTATCAGCATCAAAGCCACAGCGTGTCCTTATGAAGTTGCCAATTTTTGTCTAACAAGTCTGAAGTCAAACAGTAAGTTTCATAACCTCAtgtaatgttgtgtttgtgaccTCTAGTGGGCAAAGCCTGAAGGAATGCTGCGTGGTGGAAATCCAGATCTCATGTATGTCTATGAAAAGTACATCATTTGGTTTAACTTACACGTCTTGTAACTGTACTGCTCTTTTTTTAGAAGACCAACTAGTGTCTTTAAGATATACTATTAACACCTGCAAAACTGCACATTGTGGCATTGTTTCTcatcattttataataatgttttcaaTATTAACAACACCACTGCAAATactattttctcattttcccaTTGTGGTTGTTTGTCGCTTAAAGGCCCAAATGACCCAAATTAATGTGATAGAGGCCTGAGAGTTATAGAATAAAACACTCTTAACATGCATTAACATTAAATGTCACTTTGTTGGCACAAAAACTTAAGGATGCTACCTTCTCATTGTCTCTGTGCCTCTCCAGCTGTTCCACAAAGGCATCCAGCTCCAGGTTTGTGTGTAGCTCCAAGTTTTTCCAAGTTGGAATCTTCTGCTGACTTCAAACCATCAACAAGCATCTTGTGCAGCCACTCGTAGGTCTGTGGGTGAGCCTGCAGACCATCCCGAGCATCCATGTGGGTGTCAGTGCTGCAGATAAACGGTGAAGAGATCATTTCAAACAATGACAACACACTAATtgtgatttaaataatttagattttgttgaataaaaataaaggtaCATTTTTTATCACAGTTAAAATGTATCTTAATGTGATCAGTGTGTCAAATGCGAGGAGTTGTAGCCTGTTCTGTTTTTCCCCTGTAGGCTGTATCAGACAtaacaactgtgtgatgatgatgtgcaGCACCAAAAGCATCATTTATAAGTCAGCAAATAAATTAGATTatgacactgatacacacattcacatctcatTCTGAAATGTATCTGAAGCAGCTTCtgtagtgacatctagtggacATTAAAGGACTAAGTTTCTCTTCTGTGGGACAGTTTTGTGTGCCTGAAAACTGACTATAAATATTTTACTAAAAGTTTTACTAAACCACTTGGGTTGATTTTCTCTTGTTAATATCCTAATTCTTCTAACTTCTATAAAACATCCTTGCAAAATGTCGatatttctattatttgcaacatttttaatGCCACTTTAAAACCATTGTGTCAGAAACCATAAAGTTTGTGATGTCTGACCTCTTTCTTCTTGCACTTGTCTCACCAgaactcttcttcttccacATAGACACTGGCCACAATGTCAACATCTCCTGGGCATCCTGGAAACCTCTGTGAAGAAGGTTTAGATGTCTCTCATTGGCATATTTGTACATTAGGAGGCTGACAATTTCTATATGAATAAGAACTGATTTTTAGCTCACAATCAGCTGCATCTGTGTTTCTTGGCAACTTCTCTCCTCATTTGGTTTTCTACAAAAGTTAACCCTCGCCATCCTtcatgaaaaaacagaaaaagaatcTACATCAATCCACATattattcaaattcaattcTACCGCCAATACACATTTATCAACATCCTTATGCTGTACTGAGGCACCAAACCACTGTGAAATACACTTTCAGAACACTGTACCAACATAAACAAGTTGAAGTTCATCTGAAATTTTAACCATAAAGAAAGTATAGCTgaattaaatattgtttctcTGTGGACCAGGAtataaaaaactacaaaacataacacacataTAACACAGTGTTTATGCACGTAATagatttgaattattttagGCCAGATATTGCATTAATTATGATTCTTAATATTAGTGTTAttaatagggatgtgcagaaggcccatatttgtatttgtatctatatttgttgaggcagcaaaattatttgtatttgaataaaagtggaaagaggcctaaaagtcctgtttttgttcttattatgcttttaattttagaaaattaaagtgttacaagcGTTTATGAATAAACCACCtcacgaaggaggtccccacactcgAACTGAAGTCttccagatcatagacgactgtgctgactactgagctaaaacttaacTCATCGCCACATTGCAGACAGActtctacctatttatacacccataacaccgAGACAGTACAcagtgtaacatgtagggaagaacttcaaaggcgattattgctttgcaattttcatttattgcctgaTTTTTACAACCTAACCTTGTGGAAAGGAGatggggaacaacaggttatagaCAGTCCTTTGTAAGCATTTCGTGTgcgtcagtagctcagctttatcccTGGCGAACACTCTCAACTCCAGGGGtgtggaaatgtgcatcatgtagcaggtggatgtgactccccttgttgagacctgctgatagacgtaacagtgaagcagaggagagagactgagatagcaatgtaaccgacTTGCGTActgatatttgacatgttttttttttcttctgaaatttttttaaaaatatttgtatgaaacaaatattcgtaaaaaaacccactatttgtgctttgctgaataatgtattcgatttcgggcacacccctagttactaatgtgttgttttaaatgttatgGAGTTTTGTGTCAGGTGTACCCATGCTGTAAAAAGTCCACAGGTCAAAACAGGACTAATTCTGCTGCACAGTATCTGACTGCTAATGAGATCCCTGCCCCACGCACACCCCCTATACTAACACTGCATCTAATCTATACAAACAAGGAAATGGACAAAGTCTcgtaaaaacagattttcattcagacaggcTATAGTAGTTGTGTTACATAAGCAGCACATTTCATTGATAGATGGCAAACACTGTTGTAACACCTAACCTCATATCTCCATATTACTCAAGGGAAATCTCTTATCTACAGGAGAGATAATCCAATGACCCCTGAccatatctgtgtgttttgataTCGGACTGTGACAAGTATTTGAGGACAGAGAATGACTGCAGATATGAACCTGACAAATATCTATGGAGGTGAGGCACAAGCATGCCAGcatcagagctgctgctgtgaatttcctttttttgaagTGACCCTCCACTCCAgaaagtgttttgtttattgctgcttcacttgaatgtttgactatgagcagagtttgacactagtgTGACATAGAAACCAAAAACTCCCAGGATATAGTTTTCAGTGAAGCAGAAGAcatcaagtctgtcctaaaacaatggTCAGAGATCCAAATGAacaaatgacatgtttttcttgctgtaatcattcctcctgttcatagtggccattaagagatcccttcataatgtacttccAATGTAATTGAAggggggacaaaatccagtcTTCCttccatgcaaaaatgtatttaaaagtttatttgaaactAATATGCAGCTTCAATTGTCGAAATGAGTCAAACCAATATTGTTCAAAGTTTAAGTCTTTTTAGAGCCCAATTTCATCTTTGTGctatgatccttccactgcagctcaacaggaaacactgtcaATCAAGACTCaaagaaggattttttttactaaaaagattgtaactgtggaagatatccactttatttgactaactcagactgttgaagcctcatattattttcagataaactttaaatacatttttgctcaaaatgatgactgtggattttgttcccaaTCAATTACATTGTAAgggcattatgaagggatcttctaatgttcagtatgaacaggaggaatgattacagcaagaaaaatgtgttaatgttcatttgggcacctgaccaTTGTTCTAAGACAGTCAAACCAGGAAAGATAAAACAACATGTAGTCTATCATGGAAAACCAGGAACATTGTAggcaatgtttttttatctttctgataaatatactgtataataaagGGGGATTATTTTGGTGAAATCATTAAATTATTAGGaaactggtttaaaaaaatatcacataaactgttattatttttgcCTTGTTTTGACATAATGGTTTTCCTGCACATGTAACCAGCTGCAGAGTGACTGTGCTGAACATGctcttgacctttgacctctgacagAAGAACAAGTCTATTACCAGATCCCAAATTGTAACTTTTGTAAAATCAAATAAGTTGTGTGcaatttttgaatatttttatagtctttatattcttcatattcatatatttttgtgactgtatgttgttgtgtttgtcatCACTACAGTATTTGTTTACTGCCTGGCAGGAAATCAAAATTCTGTGAAACAAATTTCATTTCCAAATCGAGATATTTATTCTTTAGGTGCAAGATTACAGAGCGAACAAAAGAGCAAAAGTTCATATATGATCAGATAAAGTAATGAGTTTCACAATTATTGTAGGAAATGAGTCAGATGATGAATGCGTCAGTACATTAATTCAACTGTCACATGTTGCCTTTGCTACAACACCTGCTCCACAGGTCGCATCTGAATGTCTCCAATCTGAAAGAAAAGATGTAGAGGTTATCACATTAGAGTTAAACCACTGATATTTTGACAGTGAAAGACCAAAGGTTGTAACCCTTTGTGATACGTTGCACTAAAATATGTACATGAGAAAGGAAACCACAAACCTGCACATGGGGAGGGGCGCTGAGGACGTATGTAACAGCATTTGCTACATCTATGGCTTCCAAAGGCTGAAAGAGAAGTGAAACGTTTAATCATTTAGAGCGGCTAAAATGTCTTAGAAATTATATTGATATTCTAGTAATTATATCAGCAATACTCTAGGCATCTTGAGATAATATTTTTACCTTAAATTTTGTGtatgcagcagcagctttatCAATGTTCTGGCTGTGGAGCCTTGGAGCAAATTCTGTCTTCACTACACCAGGGGATATACACTGCAGAAAGAAGACATTATCAGAGTTGACTGAATGTGTCgagtgaaaatatttatttaaagtgagGACGGGGAGTGATGAAGTCTCACTGTGGCTCTTATGTGGGTCTTGGCCTCACGCAGCTCCTGCCTCAGGCCCTCTGTCAGGGCTGTCACAGCAAACTTGGTGGCGCTGTAGAAATGCACATCAGTGTTGTGAACCACACGATGTCCGCTCATGCTGCGACAAGAAAAGATGAATTGTGAGTTGTAGAAAAGGTTAAATCAGGTCAGCGCCAGTATTTGATCATCAACATCATAAATCATCAGTTAATATAACTGCACCTGTTTATGTTTATGATGTGTCCGTCGtcaatatttctttctttcattgaCTGATAAGCTTCACGTGTGCATATCGCCAATGCAAGGACGTTCACCTGCATGAATATATGAAATCGCAGAAATATCCCAGCATTATTACCCTCCAGATAATGGCCTCTAGTCTATAAATGAGCTAATATGCAGATGTAGGAGACATTTTCGTATTTTTTAGATGATACTTGACCCAGTTTTACAATCCAATAGTTGTATATTGACTAAATTTTAGCATAAATACAGTGAAACTAGAGGTCAcgtataaatacatatattctattatatgtatttatgaCAACAGGGGCCTTTATCCTCCGGCCATAATTCCCCACAGAATTATATTTAATTCCTAAAATAAAGAAACTTAGCTCTTACATCCAGCATGTTCTTCCAGCTACTGGTTTTGCCAGCTAACAGTGATTCAGGATGAGCCAAGCCAGCGTTGTTGATGCACACATCCACACCCTTGTGCTGGGCTTTGATGGCAGAGAACATGGACAGAATCTCCTCCTCATTGTTCAGGTCGCACTTGACGGGCACCAAAACACCACTGTGGCCTTCACTTTGACACTCAGCTGCCAGGTTCTGAaatccaaatgaaaaaaaaaagtcagaatatcGGCTTTGGAGACAACTTTGTGAAATGGTTTTCCATTTTCAGTAACATTAAAAGGAGAATTTAACAATTTTtcaagctaatatgaagcttcagctgcccaaattagtcaaatcaagaagATATCTTTCAACCTTTCAGTGCATTATGACTTAATATGATTAACAGCAAGGTTTGAAATGATTAGGCCTAGTATTTAAGCTAGGGTAGGAAAAGgtcactttttgtgttttggtttctCTTGGTTTAGGCAGAGATCAGGAGAAACATTAACTAACTCTGACTTACGTAATAGTGACTCAGCTAAAAGTGTTTAACACAGTTACTGTAGAACAATAATTTATATTGTGTGTGATTGAGTCTTTCTTTGTGATTTTGGCAATCTAACTGTAACAAAAATAGCTTTAAGGTTaatgtgctttcattttttattttgaatataaaGTGCTTCATGTACAGCTGATcagtcacctgacctcaccttcaatttttaatttatagtctttgtttttcagtttttagctAGCTAAGTAGCTCTAGCTTCTCTACCAGTGTAACATTGGTTTGTACTTCTTGTCTATAGTGGGCTGTTACTCCCTGAATCCCCCCAAGTGCAGAAATTAAGTTTAAAGTTTAGGGCAAACCTGTATTTTCTCCAGGTCCCTGGCGCAGCCTACCACTTTCATACCATACCGAACTAACTCTTTAGCAACAGCCGCCCCGATCCCAACCGAGGCTCCAGTCACCAGAGCCACCCTGCCCTTCCAGCGGTCCATCACACCGACACACGGTTCCTACTATAGTGTCAACACAAAATCCTGACAGTAATTAAAAGAGTACTGAAGAATATTGTCCCTGAAGCTGCGTACCCGTGAACGCAGCACGCTGGAAGGCGCACAGCTCCGCCCATGTACAATACGTCATTGTGCTGCATTCAGGACAACAGCGAAGTGTAGGATTTcgcacaaaaatgcattttcaagGGCTAGGTCAATCATCTCTATGTTGTTGTATAATGGGACTACCAATCTCTTAGGCCAGAGATTAAAACAACTAAATTTGaacataaatattcatgtttcaaatgtttcaagACATATGAAGGTACTCAGctgtgaataataatttgtgtctgatatcaTTTCTCTGTAAAACAAGTTCAATTACAtggttagaaattcttaaaatgacatctacaccttctacctcattaaaaatccacaGTCTATGAATGtgtagatattttttatttcaaaagtttaactgctggacatgagatgtctccttcttcactgtaaagttaattctcagtgtatgtgaactggatgcttcaagtttccacatcacacaccACAAATCATGCATACAAGCGTATAACTCTTAACCTCAGATTtgaggtgagcacagagaaactttccactttcagcagctgaatgtgaGAACATCCTTCAAATctcaaactctgcacgtacatcattctgcacagtgaaactcaaacattcaactgaaggaacaatgcgcaaaacacatttttgagtggaggggggctTCAAACATTAAGGCCTATTATTAAAGTCCTCctcttctaaaaaaaaacaaaacgtttttcttattgttagtTGACTGTGATATTTaaccttcactgtgcagaatgatgtatgtacagagtttaacactagaaggctgttttcaaattaatctgcacaaggtggaaagtttctctgaactcttcttttctttctatgAGTTTAAGCCAATTACCtactacaagcatgatttgtgacatcacaactactgTATTTAGatccaatcatggtccagtatccAATAGTGCAGAGTTCATGCAATTTTACTCTATATATTACTTTACATACTctatatttccatttttcataataacataTATTCTCACTTCTATTCATGATTTTCACCACAATTTGTACTTTGCACCTCCTTATGACAGTtgaattcattaaaaatatgttaatcaAAATGTTGTGAAGCAAGTCAGTTTTTAATACTGGAATGCAATAATTGAAAAGCTGTATTTTGCTTGTGCTGGTGGATGAACTGAATGTAAGACCAGTTGCTGAAGTTGCAAGAGGTAGTAGTTATAAGgcatcatattattattatggacTCGGAGacatacaaaagaaaaatctaaggataaaataaggaatacatttaaatactgaATAGAGTTCCAGAAATTTGGTGTAGGTACATGAGATGgtataaataatagaaatagtTATACAAGTATCCATGCAGTatttaaaccagcagcagtaacaacatacagtacagtactagCCATCATTATCCTCTTACTGTCATATAGTGATAGGTCTGCCTTCAAGAAATGATTAagaaaaccatttttaaaaatgtttttgttcttaaaTAAGTTTAATAAGACAAACAAAGCTAAACTGCATATTCCAGCTGGGAGTTTTTTCAGGCCAAACCCTCTGAACGAGGGCTCATTATTCATTATCTTCTGAATATGAGCCTTCAGATATCAGTGCATCAGTGGTCACAGAAATCAGGGGTCATAAAAGCAAAGCATGTGGGCGGGTGTGAGCAGGATTCATAGGTAGGCCCACCTGTCTTATAACAGTCTGGTTGAACTCTGTTTCTGACATCTTCTTCCAAAACGTTTAATACAGGCGGACTGGGATAGATACACTACATTTACAATGCTGCTAACAAGTGTTCTAGTTTTCATTGCATCTTCCATGAAGATTGTCACAGGCGCAGGTAAGTTCactaaaataattttaattgaCGGAAATACAGCAAATTTGGAcagattttattaaatatattcagtttcaGTAATGGGTTGGTGGTAAATAAGTTGTCTGGTATCTGATGTTCTTTTACATCATGTTATATGGAACCAAAATAGTTACTGTATGACACCAACAGTAGCAGAATAGTCTTCAATTAATGGAAGAAGTGTATGCGTCTGTGACAAGAACACAGTTTTCTTTCTGATAATTTTCCTTGCCGGGAGTAATTCTGTAGCTGTTTTTGATCTCATATTGAATAAACTTATTTCAAACCATTTGTTCCAGATTGGTGCTACCAGTCCCAAGTTTCATGCAATCACACCTGCTCCGGTAAAACTCAAGACAAACTGCTCgccataaaaatgaaaaaaacccaGTAGAGTTGAATGCAGCAGCGTGTGAACATTGTTATTTATCTTCTTGCTTTACAGGGCCAGACGTATGGAAAGTGATTTCGCAGGCCTGCAGTGGCAGATCCCAGTCTCCAGTTAACATCGTTACAAGGAGAGTGCTGCTAGATGAACGTCTCACTCCTTTCCACTTCACTGGCTATCAAGAAACTTTTCACGGTCGCCTTATAAACAATGGTCACACCGGTATGTCTTTGTAACCCCTTTAACCTGCAttaggaaaaaataataattgcagctttgaatgaaaaacaaacaaataagacaGTAGTTCTctgcttcttttaaatcacagctgaagacttttctgtttgccgctgccttttagtagaccaaatttgagggttaatattttacattgcactgtaacttttattctcttgttttatctgttttattcccttttagcttctttttatttccaaaattaacactttttaattgtttttatatgtctttttacttgtgttgcttttatattctgtttttgatgccttttatgctctatgtaaagaactttgaattgccttgttgctaaaatgtgctatacaa is a window from the Thunnus thynnus chromosome 7, fThuThy2.1, whole genome shotgun sequence genome containing:
- the LOC137186293 gene encoding dehydrogenase/reductase SDR family member 11-like, which translates into the protein MDRWKGRVALVTGASVGIGAAVAKELVRYGMKVVGCARDLEKIQNLAAECQSEGHSGVLVPVKCDLNNEEEILSMFSAIKAQHKGVDVCINNAGLAHPESLLAGKTSSWKNMLDVNVLALAICTREAYQSMKERNIDDGHIININSMSGHRVVHNTDVHFYSATKFAVTALTEGLRQELREAKTHIRATCISPGVVKTEFAPRLHSQNIDKAAAAYTKFKPLEAIDVANAVTYVLSAPPHVQIGDIQMRPVEQVL